The Malaclemys terrapin pileata isolate rMalTer1 chromosome 7, rMalTer1.hap1, whole genome shotgun sequence nucleotide sequence GCTGTATAAATGCAAAGGCACATCGTCTCTGGGATAGGTtctggggctgggtggcaggtgCCTTGGAGGTGGGGCATTTGGGAAAGGGGGAATCCCTAATCCCCCAGCAGGAGAGTGGGGAGATCTCACTCacccagctggggagagggagtaGTTCCCGTGACAGAAAAAGAACATGAGGCGGTCACTGGGTGTGGGCGGAGCCTGCCTATCACCCTGCCGGAGCCTGAGGGCGAAAGGGAGCACTCTGCACGTGGGTGGCGGGAGCACCATTTTGTTTACTGGCGAGTTAACGCAAGGTCGTGCGTTGCGCATGTGCCCAGAGGCTCGGATAGGTGCATTCGTCACTGCgcaagggaagggagggagatgcCGGAAATACGCAGGCGCGCTAGGGCCGGCGGCGCGGATTGTGACGGATGTAAAACAGGTTACAGGCGGTTGGGACTCAAGTGCGCAGGCGCAACGACGTTGCTAGGAGAAGAGCAGGGGCGCGGATGGAGGGGCAGGAGTGCGCAAGACACTAGTAGTACGCAGGCGCGGCATTAGCCGAGTGTCTCTCTTCGCAGGCGCAGTTGCTCGGAGGCGGTGGCATTCAGCGCGCTGCGCAGGCGTGTTGACGGCCGGGTGGTGCCTTCCTCTTTCCTTCCCATCTGAGCGTTCGGAGGGTCTGAGGTGCTGCCGCCATTTTGTCAGGCGTCACGGTGCCAGCTCGGCCGCGGCCATGCGTCCCGGAGTGAAGCTGTTCGTGGGGAACGTGCCCGAGGAGGCCACGGCCGAGGAACTGGGCGAGCTGTTCACGGGCGCGGTGGGGCCGGTGCTCGGCGTGGCTCTCATGAAGCAGTTCGCCTTCGTGCACCTGCGGGATGAGGCGGCCGCTGTCCGCGCCATCGCCCAGCTCAACGGGCACCAGCTGCACGGCCGCCGCATCGTGGTGGAGCCGTCCCGCCCGCGGCCCACCAACACCTGCAAGATCTTCGTGGGTAATGTTTCGGCGGCCTGCACCAGTGGAGAGCTGCGGGCGCTCTTCCAGCAGTACGGGCCCGTGGTGGAGTGCGACGTGGTGAAAGGTACCGACCCCCCCTTCCCCGGTTCCCTAATATCCCCCCTTCCCCGGTACCGGCCCGTGGTGGAGTGCGACGTGGGGAAAGGTACCGACCTCGGGACagggatccccctccccctcttcctgaTACCAGCTCATGGTGGAGTGTAACGTGGTTCCCTGCCCATGGTGGAGTGCGACATGGACCCCTCCCACCCTTGGTACCGGCTGGTAGTGGAGTGCGAAGTGGTCAGAGACCGATCCCTGGGATATTGCTCTCCCTGGGACAAGGACTTTACACCCCTGCTGCCAGCCCATGATGGAGTGTGACATGGTGAAAGGTACTGACCCCTGGGTTCTCTGACCCACCCCTGGTATCGGCCTGTGGTGGAGTACAACGTAGACAAAGGTAGTGACCTCCAGGATCCTCAAGTTCCCCACTCCTGGTACTAGCCTGAGGTGGAGTGCAACGTGGTAAAAGGAACCAACCCCTgagatctcccctcccccccactctccacTCACAGTACTGGCTCATGGTGGAGTGCGATGTGGTGAAAGATACTAACCTCTGGGTTCCATGACCACCTGGTACCGACCTGTGGTGAAAGGTTCCCTCTGCTGggttccccatccccccccacacacccccaaactCTGGTACTAACCCATGGTGGAGTGCAGCATGGTGAAAGGTACCAACCCTGGGCtcatttttcccctcctcccccacagacccATGGTGGAGTGTGATGCGGCCGGTGGTTCCCTGGCACTCCCCACCCTCAGTACAGGCCTGAGATGGAATGTGATGTGGGCAAAGATACCAACTCTCTTCTCCCCCATGGGGTAGGAATCCCTTCAACCAACCTCTCCCTGGGGCTAgaatcccctctccccagcagtatgGGCCCATGagtcatgattaaggctacgatttaatcatgggtatttttagtaaaagtcatggacagaaacaaaaaaatcatggCCCATGGCCTGCCCATGACTTATACCATTAATACCCCAATTGAATCTTGGAAAGCCCATGGCaccagctgcgggggaggggcactACTGGTGATGGGGAGCCCTCGGGGCCAGCAGCTGTTCCAGGTGCCCTGGGACCGCTGCCCGAGCGGCTGGGTGCTGCAGAGGTTGTCACCTCTGTGTGTGACAAACACGGAGCCCTAATCATGATGGAGTGTGTGATGGGATctctggggtgcagcctgggactgtgggaccgctgtgccccctgaactctccAGCTTGGGCTGTCTTTCACAAtaccttgctagtgaccagcagtaAACCCCTCCAAGCACTGTTATCATTCAGCACAACTGcttgtggagccccacaccctcctagattgcatgaatgctcccagagccactcatgaatcacacagggaaaggcaccagccCAATCCCCCCCAGCTCCTAGCCTTGCACCCCAGGCATTGCTCAAGATGATTTATTaactggttcaccacttcatcaatggaaagtggatatacaccagcctttgcaaaacatgagcagatttgccacacacttcatacaaactcactggtaaagattaacagtaaaacaaatgtattgacaacagaagattttaagtgactatgagtgttaggcaaaaagtcagagatagttaccaaaagtacataaaatataagcacgcagtctaaactctcaaccctattagactgggcaacatctagattaagcagttttcttCACtgcactggatattgcagttcatagtatacAGATTTCACACTTGAAATCTGGGGCAGtcccctcagttggagtcttcagtgtccttgttgcttgcagtgtaggtgggtgaaggagaaaggcccagcatggggccactgtgttctgttttattccctcagtcccatgtgcttggggatcacaagtccaggcatgtttGGGGGCACTGCTAAGTCTCCAGCCAagattgagcaattcccctggtgtggcctcatgcaggtgagtcattgaattgtagctcccgtGCTGGACAGTGGTTGTAGTTGGGACgtttggttactttccttgctgttgcctctggggagctaatatctgacCGATTCCCCAACTGACaaaatgttttagtgacaaccatacaacacaattctcataacttcatatacattaATGagatacatatatggatagagaaatgactttcagcagatgaTAACTTTTCCCCAGATACCTtataaggcatgctttatatgtaagatcacggttatataaaaatgaggaatatggaggTTACAGGATGCTCCTCTAAGGTATAGAATGTCAGAGTGTAACAGTCGAAGATACCAATCCTCTCAGCGGAGCAGGGCCCACACCACACGACTAAGTCTAATATCTTCCTTCACCCTAGCAATTCCAGCCTGTGGTGGAGTGCCACATGGTTAAAGATACTGACCACTTGATTATGGGCAGACACCTCCTCCCTCCGTCTTTCCCTTTCTTCCCAGCAATATGGGCTTGTAGTGGAGTGCCATGTAGTCCAA carries:
- the RBM14 gene encoding RNA-binding protein 14 isoform X4, producing the protein MRPGVKLFVGNVPEEATAEELGELFTGAVGPVLGVALMKQFAFVHLRDEAAAVRAIAQLNGHQLHGRRIVVEPSRPRPTNTCKIFVGNVSAACTSGELRALFQQYGPVVECDVVKE
- the RBM14 gene encoding RNA-binding protein 14 isoform X3; amino-acid sequence: MRPGVKLFVGNVPEEATAEELGELFTGAVGPVLGVALMKQFAFVHLRDEAAAVRAIAQLNGHQLHGRRIVVEPSRPRPTNTCKIFVGNVSAACTSGELRALFQQYGPVVECDVVKGTVLTAVYLTSQITVV